One Curtobacterium herbarum genomic window carries:
- a CDS encoding thiamine-binding protein has protein sequence MIVAFSIAPSGGPAATEDGSVHDAVAAAVRVVRESGLPNRTSSMFTELEGEWDEVFAVVKAATEAVAPFGTRVSLVLKADIRPGHTGELDGKLERLEAALGD, from the coding sequence ATGATCGTCGCCTTCTCCATCGCCCCGTCCGGCGGCCCTGCCGCAACCGAGGACGGCTCCGTCCACGACGCCGTCGCGGCAGCCGTGCGGGTCGTCCGCGAGTCCGGCCTGCCGAACCGTACCTCGTCGATGTTCACCGAGCTCGAGGGGGAGTGGGACGAGGTCTTCGCCGTGGTCAAGGCCGCGACCGAGGCCGTCGCACCCTTCGGCACACGGGTCTCGCTCGTGCTGAAGGCCGACATCCGGCCCGGGCACACGGGGGAGTTGGACGGCAAGCTCGAGCGGCTCGAAGCGGCGCTCGGGGACTGA
- a CDS encoding RHS repeat protein translates to MRYEYDAASQLLAARDGSSVSTWSYDGSGRLVDEQRAADRCSYSHDGAGALLEAERHGDAPSVVRFAYDGLGRRVRAESDEVTTSYAWDELGHLRTVVREDGTGTDRTDLWVNALGELAEVNGTTLSWDPTTPVPTLMSVGDAPVVTAPGLLGVDGTWTSAGWRRARSTQRADPWTATDAVTAAGLPDGIGVSPTGTVVVGGLEFTGARMYDPSVRSFLSPDPLPAVVGAAWSDNPYSYAGNDPVNQIDPSGLRPITDAELAAYGAGRQGLLGIAHRFSNNGAFAMDGDVHASHALSWLLGMSLLDPSPGPGFWLGLLSPMPLIGIPIGMAADFYAGTVLTSGQGEMLFGWATGTSPRTLLYGSDSKMTQAVSQELTPARRERAVKGLKDGNAVVSDRLGYSAGPASLSNENLIRDIGTVLTWPIASERDRTLLALGTYDVEARLVRENGDGTATVEYTAVNETTLGSLLRFPGADYEGLNRAAGEDGPASRVTEEFTWKETVEW, encoded by the coding sequence GTGCGGTACGAGTACGACGCCGCCTCGCAGCTCCTCGCCGCCCGTGACGGGTCCTCGGTGTCGACCTGGAGCTACGACGGATCCGGTCGGCTCGTCGACGAGCAGCGGGCCGCTGACCGGTGCTCGTACTCGCACGACGGAGCCGGAGCGCTCCTGGAGGCCGAACGCCACGGCGATGCTCCTTCAGTCGTCCGGTTCGCGTACGACGGCCTCGGTCGGCGGGTCCGAGCCGAGTCAGACGAGGTCACGACGTCGTACGCGTGGGACGAGCTGGGTCATCTCCGCACCGTCGTGCGCGAGGACGGCACCGGCACCGACCGCACCGACCTCTGGGTGAACGCCCTCGGGGAACTCGCCGAGGTCAACGGCACCACGCTCAGCTGGGACCCCACGACCCCGGTGCCGACCCTGATGTCGGTCGGCGACGCACCTGTCGTCACGGCACCCGGCCTCCTGGGCGTCGACGGGACGTGGACGTCTGCCGGTTGGCGGCGAGCGCGCTCGACACAGCGCGCGGACCCGTGGACGGCGACGGACGCCGTCACGGCTGCGGGCCTCCCGGACGGCATCGGGGTCAGCCCGACCGGAACCGTCGTGGTCGGCGGGCTCGAATTCACGGGCGCGCGCATGTACGACCCGTCGGTGCGCTCGTTCCTCTCGCCCGACCCGCTGCCGGCGGTGGTGGGTGCGGCGTGGTCGGACAACCCGTACTCGTATGCCGGCAACGACCCGGTGAACCAGATCGACCCTTCTGGCCTCCGCCCGATCACGGACGCGGAGTTGGCCGCTTACGGTGCCGGGCGCCAAGGGCTCCTCGGCATCGCGCATCGGTTCTCGAACAACGGCGCGTTCGCGATGGACGGTGACGTCCATGCTTCGCACGCGCTGTCTTGGCTGCTCGGGATGTCCCTCCTCGACCCCTCGCCCGGTCCCGGGTTCTGGCTCGGGCTCTTGAGCCCCATGCCCCTGATCGGGATCCCCATCGGTATGGCGGCGGACTTCTATGCCGGGACGGTTCTGACGAGCGGGCAGGGTGAGATGCTCTTCGGATGGGCAACGGGGACGTCGCCGAGGACCCTATTGTACGGGTCGGACAGCAAGATGACACAGGCCGTCAGCCAGGAGCTGACGCCCGCTCGACGAGAAAGGGCGGTGAAGGGACTGAAGGATGGGAATGCCGTCGTCTCAGACAGGCTGGGCTACTCGGCTGGGCCAGCATCGCTCTCCAACGAGAACCTTATACGCGACATAGGGACGGTGCTCACGTGGCCGATCGCGAGCGAACGTGACCGCACGCTCCTCGCTCTCGGGACATACGACGTCGAAGCGCGACTGGTTCGGGAGAACGGAGACGGTACGGCGACGGTCGAGTACACCGCGGTCAACGAGACGACGCTCGGTTCCCTCCTCCGGTTCCCAGGAGCGGACTACGAGGGGCTCAATCGTGCGGCTGGCGAGGACGGCCCGGCGTCGCGTGTGACTGAGGAGTTCACTTGGAAGGAGACAGTGGAATGGTGA
- a CDS encoding MFS transporter encodes MSQLTPARRTLAILALALGGFAIGTTEFVAMGLLPNIAEALLPGQYAADPDGGVAHAGWLVSAYALGVVMGAPTIAAMSAKFPRKGLLMVLLVGFAVATVASAVLPSFGLVLVARFVAGLPHGAYFGIASIVAGDIMGPGKRGKGIALVLLGLSVANVVGVPAVTWIGQVASWRIAYGVVAALFVLTFFAVSFFVPRSGRDVHATIGRELRAFKVPQVWIVMSLGAVGFGGFFAVYSYISPLVQNVTGLSESSVPLVLVVVGLGMVVGGLLGGFLADRSVKATIFVGLFALVGALLVTVLTAQWVAGLFVGAFLLGATSSAIPPAVQSRLMDVAGDARTIAAALNHSAFNLGNSLGAALGGAVIAAGFGFVAPGWLGIGLALLGVVVAVISYAVENRTNRRAASVRTAGASTGPIRESVSSH; translated from the coding sequence ATGTCCCAGCTCACGCCGGCACGCCGCACGCTCGCCATCCTCGCCCTCGCGCTGGGTGGCTTCGCCATCGGCACCACCGAGTTCGTCGCGATGGGCCTGCTGCCGAACATCGCCGAGGCCCTGCTGCCCGGCCAGTACGCCGCCGACCCGGACGGCGGGGTCGCCCACGCCGGGTGGCTCGTCAGCGCGTACGCACTCGGCGTCGTCATGGGTGCACCGACGATCGCCGCGATGTCGGCCAAGTTCCCGCGCAAGGGCCTGCTCATGGTGCTGCTCGTCGGGTTCGCCGTCGCGACCGTCGCCAGCGCGGTGCTGCCCTCGTTCGGCCTGGTGCTCGTCGCCCGGTTCGTCGCCGGCCTGCCGCACGGCGCCTACTTCGGGATCGCCTCCATCGTCGCCGGCGACATCATGGGTCCGGGCAAGCGCGGCAAGGGCATCGCCCTCGTGCTCCTCGGACTGTCCGTCGCGAACGTCGTCGGTGTCCCGGCGGTCACCTGGATCGGGCAGGTCGCCAGCTGGCGGATCGCCTACGGGGTCGTCGCCGCACTGTTCGTCCTGACCTTCTTCGCCGTCTCGTTCTTCGTGCCGCGCAGTGGACGTGACGTGCACGCGACCATCGGCCGGGAGCTCCGCGCGTTCAAGGTGCCGCAGGTCTGGATCGTGATGAGCCTGGGCGCGGTCGGCTTCGGCGGGTTCTTCGCCGTCTACTCGTACATCTCGCCACTGGTGCAGAACGTCACGGGGCTGTCGGAGTCCTCGGTGCCGCTGGTGCTCGTCGTGGTCGGGCTCGGCATGGTCGTCGGCGGACTGCTCGGCGGGTTCCTGGCCGACCGCAGCGTCAAGGCCACCATCTTCGTCGGGCTCTTCGCGCTGGTCGGGGCACTGCTCGTGACCGTCCTCACGGCGCAGTGGGTCGCCGGGCTGTTCGTGGGTGCGTTCCTGCTCGGAGCGACGTCGTCTGCGATCCCGCCGGCCGTGCAGTCCCGCCTGATGGACGTCGCCGGTGACGCCCGGACGATCGCGGCAGCGCTGAACCACTCGGCGTTCAACCTCGGCAACTCGCTGGGCGCAGCGCTCGGAGGCGCGGTCATCGCGGCCGGGTTCGGGTTCGTCGCCCCGGGCTGGCTCGGCATCGGCCTGGCGCTGCTCGGTGTCGTCGTCGCGGTGATCAGCTACGCGGTGGAGAACCGCACGAACCGACGCGCAGCGTCGGTCCGGACCGCGGGGGCCAGCACCGGCCCGATCCGCGAGTCCGTGTCCTCGCACTGA
- a CDS encoding response regulator transcription factor, with protein sequence MATPAEPIRLALVDDHRMLLSALTEWIRNAADDIAMVTAVTTWPELLTSPAFPVDVVLLDLDLKDSIPVSLKISTLKTAGVKTVVMSTYSEPNVVREALGAGALGYLVKSEDAAMIVEAIRAAQRGEQYVSAELDLAINSGDVGGVPKLSAQERRVMALYGGGEPVKSVAYQLGISEETAKSYLKRIREKYRVAGFDVGTKVALRKRAITDGIIVQDGSPHGL encoded by the coding sequence ATGGCGACTCCAGCAGAACCGATCAGACTCGCGCTCGTCGACGACCACCGGATGCTGCTCAGCGCCCTGACCGAGTGGATCCGCAACGCCGCGGACGACATCGCGATGGTCACCGCGGTCACCACCTGGCCGGAGCTGCTCACCAGCCCCGCCTTCCCCGTCGACGTCGTCCTGCTCGACCTGGACCTCAAGGACTCGATCCCGGTGTCGCTGAAGATCTCGACGCTGAAGACCGCCGGGGTGAAGACCGTCGTGATGAGCACCTACTCCGAGCCGAACGTGGTCCGTGAGGCCCTCGGCGCCGGTGCACTCGGCTACCTGGTCAAGAGCGAGGACGCGGCCATGATCGTCGAGGCGATCCGCGCGGCACAGCGCGGCGAGCAGTACGTGTCCGCCGAACTCGACCTGGCCATCAACAGCGGCGACGTCGGCGGGGTGCCGAAGCTCAGCGCGCAGGAGCGTCGCGTGATGGCGCTGTACGGCGGCGGCGAGCCCGTGAAGAGCGTCGCCTACCAGCTCGGCATCTCCGAGGAGACGGCGAAGAGCTACCTCAAGCGCATCCGCGAGAAGTACCGCGTCGCCGGGTTCGACGTCGGCACGAAGGTGGCGCTGCGGAAGCGGGCGATCACCGACGGGATCATCGTCCAGGACGGTTCCCCGCACGGGTTGTAG
- a CDS encoding sensor histidine kinase, which yields MELLAQERDRLLRSTTRVVGIVCALVSVVGVATSLAVPALPLVAAFACIAVMVGALVAFGWNGSTWWTAATVVSGLGAVAILTTSVAPDDRGVIASALVPLAGGGLASLLMAQRGHRAGLGLAAGAGVVSLALMSWASGAVLSAPVSGVLLGWVLIAVIAVWISRSIPRVARRIYSIGTAHRAERQASETEAQRRQGARLLHDTVLATLTLLAHSGVGVSEHAMREQAAEDARLLRHLRLGATPQPQQSGDYSLTRTEESPLGQTLESVKQRFGRMGLEVAWHGTGQVLLPKHVLDAFLLALGECLENVRRHAGVPEAHVTIVHDEAMVRAMVTDSGVGFELDTVSAERLGFKESVVNRLREVGGDARLFSAPGAGTTVVLEAPR from the coding sequence ATGGAACTCCTCGCGCAGGAACGTGACCGACTCCTCCGGTCGACGACCCGTGTCGTGGGCATCGTCTGCGCGCTCGTCAGCGTCGTGGGCGTGGCCACGTCCCTCGCGGTGCCCGCGCTGCCACTCGTCGCCGCGTTCGCCTGCATCGCCGTGATGGTCGGCGCGCTCGTGGCGTTCGGCTGGAACGGCTCGACCTGGTGGACGGCCGCCACCGTCGTCAGCGGCCTCGGCGCCGTCGCGATCCTGACCACGTCCGTCGCACCCGACGACCGCGGGGTGATCGCCAGCGCGCTCGTCCCGCTCGCCGGCGGCGGACTCGCCTCGCTCCTCATGGCGCAGCGTGGCCACCGCGCCGGTCTCGGCCTCGCCGCCGGCGCCGGGGTCGTCTCGCTCGCGCTGATGAGCTGGGCCAGCGGCGCCGTCCTCTCCGCCCCGGTCAGTGGCGTCCTGCTCGGCTGGGTCCTGATCGCCGTCATCGCCGTCTGGATCAGTCGGAGCATCCCCCGCGTCGCCCGGCGCATCTACAGCATCGGCACCGCGCACCGCGCCGAACGCCAGGCCAGCGAGACCGAGGCGCAGCGCCGCCAGGGCGCCCGCCTGCTGCACGACACGGTGCTCGCCACCCTCACCCTGCTGGCACACTCCGGCGTCGGCGTCTCCGAGCACGCGATGCGCGAGCAGGCCGCCGAGGACGCCCGGCTCCTCCGGCACCTCCGCCTCGGCGCCACCCCGCAGCCGCAGCAGTCCGGCGACTACTCGCTGACCCGGACCGAGGAGTCGCCGCTCGGCCAGACCCTCGAGTCCGTCAAGCAGCGCTTCGGCCGGATGGGCCTGGAGGTCGCCTGGCACGGCACCGGGCAGGTCCTGCTGCCGAAGCACGTGCTCGACGCCTTCCTGCTCGCGCTCGGCGAGTGCCTGGAGAACGTCCGCCGGCACGCCGGCGTCCCCGAGGCGCACGTGACGATCGTGCACGACGAGGCGATGGTCCGCGCGATGGTCACCGACTCCGGCGTCGGCTTCGAACTCGACACCGTCAGCGCCGAACGGCTCGGCTTCAAGGAGAGCGTCGTGAACCGGCTCCGCGAGGTCGGCGGCGACGCCCGCCTGTTCTCGGCCCCCGGCGCCGGCACCACCGTCGTCCTGGAGGCACCCCGATGA
- the metX gene encoding homoserine O-acetyltransferase MetX → MDWQTTPEDSVPSTMVPGAELGTLGKPPVTGAWRPGDPPGARRFETLGEQFVRGGRIPSVRVAYETWGTLSPAADNAVLVFHAMTGDSHVAGPPGPGHRTAGWWGDVVGPGRAIDTDRWFVVAPNMLGGCQGTTGPSSPAPDGHEWGSRFPFVTIRDQVATQLRLADRLGIDRFAAVVGGSMGGMQALEAAVTCPERVARLAVLASTAQTTADQIAANSLQRAAIQMDPGYAGGDHHDAEPGEGPHRGLALARRMAMMTYRASDELNGRFARSWQSDVSPLGDDGRFSVESYLDFHGNKFTRRFDAASYVALTHAMDSHDVGAGRGGAAAALARVTARTLVVGVSSDRLFPVEDQHRIAAGVPDTLDGDRAAVITSEFGHDGFLIEHEAVGAHLRRLLD, encoded by the coding sequence ATGGACTGGCAGACGACCCCTGAGGACTCCGTGCCGTCCACCATGGTGCCCGGCGCCGAGCTCGGCACCCTCGGCAAGCCACCCGTGACCGGCGCCTGGCGGCCGGGCGACCCGCCCGGGGCCAGGCGGTTCGAGACCCTCGGCGAGCAGTTCGTCCGCGGTGGGCGCATCCCCTCGGTCCGTGTCGCCTACGAGACCTGGGGCACGCTCTCCCCCGCCGCCGACAACGCCGTCCTGGTGTTCCACGCCATGACCGGCGACTCGCACGTCGCCGGCCCGCCCGGACCGGGCCACCGCACCGCCGGGTGGTGGGGTGACGTCGTCGGCCCCGGCCGCGCGATCGACACCGACCGCTGGTTCGTCGTCGCCCCGAACATGCTGGGCGGCTGCCAGGGCACCACCGGACCGTCGTCGCCCGCGCCCGACGGACACGAGTGGGGCTCGCGGTTCCCGTTCGTCACGATCCGGGACCAGGTCGCCACGCAGCTGCGCCTGGCCGACCGGCTCGGCATCGACCGGTTCGCCGCCGTCGTCGGCGGGTCGATGGGCGGCATGCAGGCCCTGGAGGCCGCGGTCACCTGCCCCGAGCGCGTCGCCCGACTCGCGGTGCTGGCGAGCACCGCGCAGACCACCGCCGACCAGATCGCCGCGAACTCGCTGCAGCGGGCCGCGATCCAGATGGACCCGGGCTACGCCGGCGGCGACCACCACGACGCCGAACCGGGCGAGGGCCCGCACCGCGGCCTGGCGCTCGCCCGGCGGATGGCGATGATGACGTACCGGGCGTCCGACGAGCTGAACGGCCGGTTCGCCCGCTCGTGGCAGAGCGACGTCTCCCCGCTCGGTGACGACGGTCGGTTCTCGGTGGAGAGCTACCTCGACTTCCACGGCAACAAGTTCACCCGGCGCTTCGACGCGGCCTCGTACGTCGCCCTCACCCACGCGATGGACTCGCACGACGTCGGTGCCGGCCGCGGCGGGGCGGCGGCAGCGCTCGCCCGGGTGACCGCGCGGACCCTCGTCGTCGGGGTGTCCAGCGACCGGCTGTTCCCCGTCGAGGACCAGCACCGCATCGCCGCCGGGGTCCCCGACACGCTGGACGGCGACCGGGCCGCGGTGATCACGAGCGAGTTCGGGCACGACGGTTTCCTCATCGAACACGAGGCCGTCGGGGCGCACCTGCGGCGCCTGCTCGACTGA
- a CDS encoding bifunctional o-acetylhomoserine/o-acetylserine sulfhydrylase: MTNDAAAWRFETTQIHAGARPDPTTGARATPIYKTTSYVFENSDHARDLFALAQPGNIYSRIMNPTNDVVEQRLAALEGGTGALLVSSGQAAETYAVLNIAGAGDHIVSSSSIYGGTYNLFKYTLAKLGIETTFVEDQDDPEEWRRAVRPNTKLFFAETIGNPRINVLDIETVAGVAHASGVPLIVDNTIATPYLIRPFEHGADIVVHSATKFLGGHGTVIGGIIVDGGTFAWSEHGERFPEFNTPDPSYHGVVFAQAVGDGLAYITKARVQLLRDLGASNSPDTAFALLQGIETLSLRIERHVSNAQEIAEWLDRHPDVATVAYAGLPTSPWYPAATKYAPRGVGAVLSFELKGGVDAGRALVDELQLFSHLANIGDVRSLVIHPASTTHSQLTPEQQLTTGVTPGLVRLSVGIENVEDLKADLEAGLTAARAVAQAGLRA, encoded by the coding sequence ATGACCAACGACGCAGCCGCCTGGCGGTTCGAGACCACGCAGATCCACGCCGGGGCGCGACCGGATCCGACGACGGGTGCCCGGGCGACGCCGATCTACAAGACGACGTCCTACGTGTTCGAGAACTCGGACCACGCCCGTGACCTGTTCGCGTTGGCGCAGCCGGGCAACATCTACTCGCGCATCATGAACCCGACGAACGACGTGGTGGAGCAGCGTCTCGCGGCGCTCGAGGGCGGCACCGGGGCGTTGCTCGTGTCGAGCGGCCAGGCGGCGGAGACCTACGCGGTGCTCAACATCGCGGGCGCTGGGGACCACATCGTGTCGTCGTCGTCGATCTACGGCGGCACGTACAACCTGTTCAAGTACACGCTGGCGAAGCTCGGCATCGAGACGACCTTCGTCGAGGACCAGGACGACCCGGAGGAGTGGCGTCGCGCGGTCCGTCCGAACACGAAGCTGTTCTTCGCCGAGACCATCGGCAACCCGCGCATCAACGTCCTGGACATCGAGACCGTCGCGGGTGTCGCGCACGCGTCCGGCGTGCCGCTGATCGTCGACAACACGATCGCGACGCCGTACCTGATCCGTCCGTTCGAGCACGGCGCGGACATCGTGGTGCACTCGGCGACGAAGTTCCTCGGCGGGCACGGCACGGTCATCGGCGGCATCATCGTCGACGGTGGCACGTTCGCCTGGTCCGAGCACGGCGAGCGGTTCCCGGAGTTCAACACGCCCGACCCCTCGTACCACGGGGTGGTGTTCGCGCAGGCGGTCGGTGACGGGTTGGCCTACATCACGAAGGCCCGCGTGCAGCTGCTCCGAGACCTGGGTGCGTCGAACTCGCCGGACACCGCGTTCGCGCTCCTGCAGGGCATCGAGACCCTGAGCCTGCGGATCGAACGGCACGTGTCGAACGCGCAGGAGATCGCGGAGTGGCTCGACCGGCACCCGGACGTGGCGACCGTGGCGTACGCGGGGCTGCCGACGAGTCCCTGGTACCCGGCGGCGACGAAGTACGCGCCGCGGGGTGTCGGCGCGGTGCTGTCCTTCGAGCTCAAGGGCGGGGTCGACGCCGGCCGTGCCCTGGTCGACGAGCTGCAGCTGTTCTCGCACCTGGCGAACATCGGCGACGTCCGCTCGCTCGTCATCCACCCGGCGTCGACCACGCACTCGCAGCTCACGCCGGAGCAGCAGCTCACCACCGGGGTCACGCCGGGGCTGGTGCGCCTGTCGGTGGGGATCGAGAACGTCGAGGACCTCAAGGCCGACCTCGAGGCCGGGCTCACCGCGGCCCGCGCCGTCGCCCAGGCGGGCCTCCGCGCCTGA
- a CDS encoding acyltransferase family protein gives MTTDAAPPAPSAPAGALDPGRLRRRIPMWDTARFLAVTLVVIGHAIQRQTTGSEHALALYTFIYAFHMPAFGVISGYFSSADTPTAKRMRRTFTDIVVPYIIMQTIWTVVQAVVEGGKEFNPTKPTWTLWFLLALGIFRLILPYLAQLRWPLVWAVVLSIGVGYFDNVDSTLSLGRAISLLPFFLLGWQVKQWGLFDRWYEASRRTVVRVRVVAGAVFAGWAVSCALWIPQFKEFDLHHWFFYDDSYSGLGEDAWWAGAVRFGLMLLATLLTASFLVLVPRRNVWLTQFGAATMYVYLLHTFLLYPIRESGVLAGEHSAWPFVLLMVLVACAVSLFLAQPFVRRGMRWLLEPKVDWLFRRDPA, from the coding sequence ATGACGACGGACGCCGCCCCTCCCGCGCCCTCTGCCCCGGCGGGGGCGCTCGACCCGGGTCGGCTCAGGCGACGGATCCCGATGTGGGACACGGCCCGGTTCCTGGCGGTGACGCTGGTGGTGATCGGGCACGCGATCCAGCGGCAGACGACGGGCAGCGAGCACGCGCTGGCGCTGTACACGTTCATCTACGCGTTCCACATGCCCGCGTTCGGTGTGATCAGCGGGTACTTCTCGTCGGCGGACACCCCGACGGCGAAGCGGATGCGGCGGACGTTCACGGACATCGTGGTGCCGTACATCATCATGCAGACGATCTGGACCGTGGTGCAGGCGGTGGTGGAGGGCGGCAAGGAGTTCAACCCGACGAAGCCGACGTGGACACTGTGGTTCCTGTTGGCGCTGGGGATCTTCCGGCTGATCCTGCCGTACCTGGCGCAGCTGCGGTGGCCGCTGGTGTGGGCGGTGGTCCTGAGCATCGGTGTCGGCTACTTCGACAACGTGGACTCGACGCTGTCCCTGGGTCGGGCGATCAGCCTGTTGCCGTTCTTCCTGCTCGGGTGGCAGGTGAAGCAGTGGGGGCTGTTCGACCGCTGGTACGAGGCGTCCCGTCGCACGGTGGTGCGGGTGCGGGTCGTCGCGGGTGCGGTCTTCGCGGGGTGGGCGGTGTCGTGTGCGCTGTGGATCCCGCAGTTCAAGGAGTTCGACCTGCACCACTGGTTCTTCTACGACGACTCGTACTCGGGCCTGGGTGAGGACGCCTGGTGGGCCGGTGCTGTGCGGTTCGGGCTGATGCTGCTCGCGACGCTGTTGACGGCGTCGTTCCTGGTGCTGGTCCCCCGGCGGAACGTCTGGCTGACGCAGTTCGGTGCGGCGACGATGTACGTGTACCTGCTGCACACGTTCCTGCTCTACCCGATCCGTGAGTCCGGGGTCCTGGCAGGTGAGCACTCGGCGTGGCCGTTCGTGCTGCTGATGGTGCTGGTGGCGTGTGCGGTGAGCCTGTTCCTGGCGCAGCCGTTCGTCCGACGCGGGATGCGGTGGTTGCTGGAGCCGAAGGTCGACTGGCTGTTCCGCCGCGATCCGGCCTAG
- a CDS encoding SDR family oxidoreductase, giving the protein MTTRRAVVTGASSGIGAATVRLFRQHGWDVLAVARRADRLEALAAETGADTLVVDVTDDADVTALATRVDELGGVDVLVNNAGGAFGSASVEHGDVDDWRAMFEVNVLGTKRVTAALLPALRRRAAAVGGADVVTVTSTAGFVAYENGGGYVAAKHAEHALVGVLRLELNGEPIRVVEIAPGMVKTDEFALVRFGGDRDAAAAVYDGVEAPLVADDVAEAIVHAVELPAHVNLDLVTVRPVAQSAQHKLARGPLTPKV; this is encoded by the coding sequence ATGACCACACGTCGAGCCGTCGTCACCGGAGCCAGCTCCGGCATCGGCGCCGCCACCGTCCGCCTGTTCCGCCAGCACGGCTGGGACGTCCTCGCCGTCGCCCGCCGCGCCGACCGACTCGAGGCGCTCGCCGCGGAGACCGGCGCGGACACCCTGGTCGTCGACGTCACGGACGACGCCGACGTGACGGCGCTCGCCACACGGGTCGACGAGCTCGGCGGCGTGGACGTGCTCGTCAACAACGCCGGTGGAGCGTTCGGGTCGGCCTCGGTCGAGCACGGCGACGTCGACGACTGGCGGGCGATGTTCGAGGTGAACGTCCTCGGCACGAAGCGTGTCACCGCGGCCCTCCTGCCGGCCCTCCGTCGTCGTGCGGCCGCGGTCGGTGGTGCCGACGTCGTCACCGTGACGAGCACCGCTGGCTTCGTCGCGTACGAGAACGGCGGCGGGTACGTCGCCGCGAAGCACGCCGAGCACGCCCTGGTCGGGGTGCTCCGGCTCGAGCTGAACGGCGAACCGATCCGCGTCGTCGAGATCGCTCCCGGCATGGTGAAGACCGACGAGTTCGCCCTCGTCCGGTTCGGCGGCGACCGTGACGCGGCTGCCGCGGTCTACGACGGGGTGGAGGCACCGCTGGTCGCCGACGACGTGGCCGAGGCGATCGTGCACGCGGTCGAGCTGCCGGCGCACGTCAACCTGGACCTGGTGACGGTCCGGCCGGTGGCGCAGTCGGCGCAGCACAAGCTCGCGCGCGGGCCGCTGACCCCGAAGGTGTAG
- a CDS encoding phosphoribosyltransferase: MPISSEPAESPASSTVTVTSGPEVLGWLEFGDAARLLAKDVLSAGFEPEVVVAVARGGLIIAGAVAYALGTKECGSINVEFYTDVEQRLEEPVVLAPALDAPSLAGKRVLVVDDVSDSGRTLALVVDIIRTAGADVRSACLYSKPGTVLEPDHVWRRVDGWITFPWSALAPVTAES, translated from the coding sequence ATGCCGATCAGCAGCGAACCCGCGGAGTCTCCCGCCTCGTCGACCGTGACCGTGACGAGCGGACCGGAGGTGCTCGGCTGGCTCGAGTTCGGCGACGCCGCCCGGTTGCTCGCGAAGGACGTCCTGTCCGCTGGCTTCGAGCCCGAGGTCGTCGTCGCCGTGGCCCGCGGTGGGCTCATCATCGCCGGTGCCGTGGCCTACGCCCTCGGCACGAAGGAGTGCGGCTCGATCAACGTCGAGTTCTACACCGACGTCGAGCAGCGCCTGGAGGAGCCCGTCGTCCTCGCGCCGGCCCTCGACGCCCCGAGCCTCGCCGGCAAGCGGGTCCTGGTCGTCGACGACGTGTCCGACTCCGGCCGCACCCTGGCCCTGGTGGTCGACATCATCCGCACCGCGGGAGCCGACGTCCGCAGCGCCTGCCTGTACTCGAAGCCCGGCACCGTCCTCGAGCCGGACCACGTCTGGCGTCGTGTCGACGGCTGGATCACGTTCCCGTGGAGCGCCCTCGCCCCGGTGACGGCCGAGTCGTGA
- a CDS encoding Type 1 glutamine amidotransferase-like domain-containing protein — translation MSIHLVGGGPFVAADAAAPFTAEATARSAAVGRTVPRIALLSVAGADGSSPSSTADIAEVLGGSRAAEVLVTEVAAGGVFDTTVLSDVDALVVNGGRTPDYLDAVAPLVDQIRLLVADGLPYLGYSAGAMIAADRALVGGFRIGGVEVCPEAASEGLDEVELREGLGLVDLTIDVHAVQAGTLARLVAAAEAEFVTAGLAIDEDTTLVVGEGALEVRGTGSVWRVVAGDESVAVATMGA, via the coding sequence GTGAGCATCCACCTGGTCGGCGGCGGTCCCTTCGTCGCCGCGGACGCCGCCGCGCCCTTCACCGCCGAGGCCACCGCACGCTCAGCCGCCGTCGGTCGTACCGTACCGCGCATCGCGCTGCTCTCCGTCGCCGGTGCCGACGGGTCCTCGCCGTCCTCGACCGCGGACATCGCCGAGGTCCTCGGTGGCTCCCGTGCCGCCGAGGTCCTGGTCACCGAGGTCGCCGCGGGCGGGGTCTTCGACACCACGGTCCTCAGCGACGTCGACGCACTCGTCGTGAACGGCGGCCGGACGCCCGACTACCTGGACGCCGTCGCCCCGCTCGTCGACCAGATCCGCCTGCTCGTCGCCGACGGGCTGCCCTACCTCGGCTACTCGGCCGGCGCGATGATCGCCGCGGACCGGGCCCTGGTCGGCGGCTTCCGCATCGGCGGCGTCGAGGTCTGCCCGGAAGCCGCGTCCGAGGGCCTGGACGAGGTCGAGCTCCGCGAAGGGCTCGGGCTCGTCGACCTGACGATCGACGTGCACGCGGTCCAGGCCGGCACCCTCGCCCGCCTCGTGGCCGCGGCCGAGGCCGAGTTCGTCACCGCGGGCCTGGCCATCGACGAGGACACCACGCTGGTCGTCGGCGAGGGCGCGCTCGAGGTCCGCGGCACCGGGAGCGTCTGGCGGGTGGTGGCGGGCGACGAGTCCGTCGCGGTCGCCACCATGGGCGCCTGA